TCTCAGAGGAAAACCATCTCAGTAGAGGCTTGCCTGGCTCAAGCCTTCTTTCTGTTTGACTTTGGAGGAACAGAAGTCTGCCTACTGTCAGCAATGGCCTATGACCGTTATGCTGCTATCTGTCACCCACTCCTCTATGGCCAGGTTATGAATAATCAGCTGTATATGCAGCTTGTGTGGGGCTCATGGAGCCTGGGGTTTCTAGATGCACTCATTAATATCCCTCTGATAATAAACTTGGATTTCTGTGAGGCCAAAACCATCCATCACTACAGCTGTGAGctgccctccctcttccctttgtcCTGCTCTGATGTCTCTATCAACCTCACTGTCCTGGTCTGTTCCACACTCCTGCATGGCTTTGGTACATTCTTCCTGATCTTCATCTCCTATGTGCACATTGTCTCCACCATCCTGAGCATCAGCTCCACCGCAGGCAGAAGCAAGGCCTTCTCCACTTGTTCCTCCCACCTCACTGCAGTGAGTTTCTTCTATGGCTCAGCTTTCCTCCGTCATCTAATGCCAACCTCAGGCTCACGTCTGGAGCTGATCTTCTCCATACAGTATGGTGTGGTCACTCCCCTAGTGAATCCTTTCATCTACAGCCTGAAAAACAAGGAGGTTAAAAATGCACTGAGAAgaaccttgggcaagtttttgCAAAGTGCAGGTAGCAATCTGTGAATGGAGATTATTAGGAGTTAGGCTCGAACTGCATGCATGATGATATCTGTTAGGTTGATGTTAAGTAAAATTGCTGAATGCACATTTTGTTAAATGCTGAAAGATGCCATAGTGAAAAATTTTATCACCCAAATtcagtatattttcttctaattttttatacATAGGGATTTTAATTGAACAAATTTATTGAGCAGTCTCAGTAATGTAAGAACatgaatcatttttaatttttccatcattGAATATAAGTGATTTCTATAAATGACCTTTACCTATATCTAAATAGATTTGTGGCAGATTTTTAGAATTTGAcctacttttattaaaatataacatacaTAAAGGTACACAACATATGAGGATACAGCACAATAAGCTTTCTCAAAGAGAATATGATCAAAAAGCTAACGAGCAGATCAAGTCCCCCTTTGCAATGCTATCCTAGCCTCACAGGTAATCTATGGTGATACATTACTTTTGCCTTCTCTTGTTCTTCATATAAGCGAAATCTACCATCTatttcttttgtgtctgacttaattcactcaatATTGTACTTAGCTAACTCTCCAAACATAatgcatttgtgtattttttgttcTCAGTGTTGCATCATTTTCCATTACATGAATACATAATTTCTTGATCTGTTTCTGTTGTAGGATATTTATGTAACTTTTGGTTTATGGCTGTTCTGAATAGTGTAGCTATCAGTATTCTTGTACACATTGACCATAGAcacttctgttttgctttgttttagtaTATATCTACAGATGGCTTTGTGTGATCATAAGGTAGGCATTATGCTTCCAAgcacttttccaaagtggttgtaaaATTGTATATTCCCATAGTAGTTTATGAGAACTCCAGTTGTCCCATATGGTAAGTACACATGGtattttatgtgggtttttttttcccattttccaatTCTAGTGAGTTTTGAATGCATCAAAAGTTGtatttgcaggggcacctgggtggctcagtgggttaagcctctgcctttggctcaggtcatgataccagggtcctgggatcaagccccgcatcgggctctctgctctgtggggagcctgcttcctcctctctctctgcttgcctctctgcctacttgtgatctctgtcagataaattaaaaaaaaatctttaaaaaaaaaagttgtatttgaatttctctgatagCTAATAAAATTAAGCACCTTTTCCTCTTCTGCCCTGTGGATTgactttcattctcttaatgttGTTTTGATGaagagaaattcttaattttactaAAGaccatataatcattttttataaCTTGCCATTTTGTGCAAggttaagaattttttctttactcCAAGCTTATGAGAGtattctgggttttcttttattattatgttacattagtgACCAtagaatacatcattagttttgatgtaatattccaagattcattgtttatgtataacacccagtgctccatgcaatacgtgccctccttaatacccatcacctggccaAACCATTCCTCATCTCCccttctaaaatcctcagtttgtttctcagagtccagtctcaaatgattcttctccctctccatatcTCCCCCTGCCTtgattttccccttccttctcctaatgtcctttatgctattcctcatgttccaaaagtaattgaaaccatatgataactgactttctctgtttgacttatttcactcagcataatcccctccagttccattcatgttgatgcaaaagttgggtattcatcttttctgatgactgagtaatattccattgtgtgtttggaccacatcttctttatccatttgtctgttgaacaTAGTacttagaaatcctagcaacatcaaccagacaacaaaaagaaataaaagctattcaaattggcaaaaaacaaaagtcaaactctctctcttcacagatggcatgatactatatgtgggaaacccaaaagactccacctctaaaatactagaactcattcagaaATTCAGtgatgtggcaggatacaaaatcaatgcacagaaataagttgtcTTCTTATAGACTAACAATaaaactgtagaaagggaaattagagaatcaattccatttacaatagcaccaaaaaccataagataccttggaataaacctaaccaaagaggtaaaggtagctctactcaaggaactacaggacactcatgaaataaattgaagaagacacaaaaagatagaaaaatattccatgctcatgaatcacaagaataaacattgttaaaatgtctatgctgcccagaccAATGTATACTTTCAAtatcatcccaatcaaaataccattggcatttttcaaagtgctgaaacaaacaatcctaaaatttatatggaagcagaaaagaccctgaatcgccaaggaaacactgaaaaagaaaaacactcctAGTCATGCAGCATATCCTAGTGTTCTGGATAGGGCAAAAAAGAAGTGGGCCTCTTCCTTATCCCATATAGCTGGGAAGCCAGGTGCTTACTCACATACTCCCATTTTCCTCCATGGGAGAAACCATGAGCTGAGGAGATCTTTCTTGGTGCTGAGTTGTGCCactttgggggaggggtgacATGGATACAGAATAACTCTTCCTCTTACCCGCTCCAATGCATCCAATCTTGGATATTTTCTCCTCCAGCAGTGTCCTGGAACTTCTTCCTCTTGTGCCTGTTTAGGAGGGTGTATTAGTAAGGcttctccagaaaaatagaaacagttgggtgtgtgtgtgtgtgtgtgtgtgtgtgtgtgtgtgtgtgtgtgtgtatacacacaaaataagatttatttcaaggaattttcCGATGTGATTGTGGAGGCTTGGTGATTCCAAAATCTGATAGAAGAGGCTGGCAGACTGGAGTTTCAGGAATTAGTTGCAGTTTAAGTCCAAAGCCATCAGCTGGTGAACGAGGTAGAGCTGATGTTGCAGATGAAGCTTAAAGGCAGTCCACTGGAAGAATCTCCTCCTGTTTGGAGAGTACAACCGTTTGTTCTATCCAGTCCATTGGATAAGGCCCAGTCATATTATTGAAAGGAAATCTGCTTTGCTCTAAATCCACCCAAATTAAATGATAATCTCATCCAAAATatcctcacagaaacatccaggaTAATCGTTTGACCAAATATTGGGCACCATGGCCCAGCCAAATTGAGACATACACAAAGGAGATATAATAAAAGtgagaaatgtttttaagtaaatgacATATCAAACTTATGTTTTTGGTAGcagttcattttggaaaaaaaatattattttttttatcaataccttactgtacatattttaaaagacttaaaacatCCTCCCAAGTTTTGGAATAACAATATCTCACCATCCACCAAAATAGCCTGGAGAAATATTCAGAACGCTTTGGACTATGTGGCATTTGTCATGAATGAACTGATCCATGCCAGTCACCTTGATTATCATGGATGAAGAGATTGGAGCTGggaaggaaaagattttttttagattaaattttaactttagaatagttttaggtttacaTAAAATGTGCAAAGATAGTGCAGAGCATTCCCATATACCCCCTGCTCAGTCTCcattattattagcattttacATTAGTGTGGCACATTTACCACAATTAATGAACCATATTGAAAAATTATTACTAAAGTCTACAATGTATTCATATTTCCTGAGTTGTCACCTAAAGTCCAATTTCCAAGATTCCACCCAAGATAGCACATTACATTTAATTCATGTCTCCTTAAGCTCCTCTTGACTGTGACAGTTCTCAGACTTTGTTTCTGATGACATTTACAGAGTGTGCAGTTATACTCTACTTCATTGAGAGTACAGTTTCTCTACGGGGGCAGAGGATCATCAGTCAAGAGGTACAAAGGCCACAGCTGGGATTGCATGGACAGAtgttggaggataaacagaaggggaaggggaccTCCAGAAGCTAggcattggaaagtaataccccagtgCAAAAGTGTCCTGTGCCTGGGGACCAATGGTAGCTTGGAGACCAGTGActgtgggaggggaagggacttATAATAGCGCTCAAACAGAACACAGGGGCTTAAGGGACAAATGCTGGGACTGAGTGGCCACAGCCACAGACTTGAGCCTGTGGATCTGGTGCTGGCTGATGCTGCTGCTGGTGCCCAAGAGGACTTGGCTTGGATCAGTACCCACAGATCCTGGTTTGCTGCTGCCGggagcctgggcctgggcctgcctGGACTGGGATCACTCAGTTTTGGTGGCACTGGTGGGGGGAAGTGCATAGAAAAGTGTGGGCCAGCTTCTACTGCTGAGAGGATCACTGTGGGTATGCACCTCCTGTGGGAGGCTGTGGTATTCAGCAATGCTTACAGAGGGGGAGACTGTGTATTCTGGAGGATTCAGAGAGAAGTAGACTGTGGCTTTTCTCCTCTGGGGCAGAGGTCTGGGTGTGGGCATTTccctttgctctgaccctctgaaaaggcctgaaaagccaccagagaacaaaagcaatCAAAGAACAAAAGCCCAAAAAACCACTTTCCATGGAGTCCAGCCCTTTGACAGTGGGAAGGGCAACTCTGGCCAAGCAGGATTGACTGTAAAACATTGTAGCAGTCCCCTCCTCCAGAATACAAGATAggagaacaagaggacaacaaccCCAGGGtccttataaaacagaaaaaccccaACACTAGGGGAAAATggtatattaagctcctggtgtTGTCTCACAGCTTGTGTATTTCTTAGATAtaactttcctctttttaaaaattctttctcatgtttcttctGATTATTTCCCCCTACTTTTCATTTCAACCaaatgtttaatacaacatattctaCAGTAACTTTAATTGAACTTTTCacacatatacttttttcttttcctttatatatagatatagatataattataAGCTTCACATTAGTCCTTTTCTCCCTGTTCAATACTACCTTTATATATAtagcagttttaatttccctatcTCTCTGAGAAGTAATGTTCtctaacagagagaaaaaaatacacccaggaagagGTGAAATACCCTACCTTGACCACATCAAGCAATTATAGCCACATTCCCTTCatgtctctccttttatttttatttttatttttggggggtgtgtgtgggtcTTTTtgattgcttgtttgtttttggttttgtatcttataaatcttattcttgggtttcattttggcTGGGGTTTTTGGTGGTGGCTTCTGATTGCTCCAAACTttcccagggtgcaccttgcctggattgtggttgatattttcagcttacatcccctcaaccacagttcaac
This genomic interval from Mustela erminea isolate mMusErm1 chromosome 6, mMusErm1.Pri, whole genome shotgun sequence contains the following:
- the LOC116593547 gene encoding olfactory receptor 8S1-like, with amino-acid sequence MALRNHSTITEFILLGLSVDSHIQVLLFVLFLGIYLLTIMGNLLMLLVIRADSQLHTPMYFFLSHLSFVDFCFSTAIVPRLLENLLSQRKTISVEACLAQAFFLFDFGGTEVCLLSAMAYDRYAAICHPLLYGQVMNNQLYMQLVWGSWSLGFLDALINIPLIINLDFCEAKTIHHYSCELPSLFPLSCSDVSINLTVLVCSTLLHGFGTFFLIFISYVHIVSTILSISSTAGRSKAFSTCSSHLTAVSFFYGSAFLRHLMPTSGSRLELIFSIQYGVVTPLVNPFIYSLKNKEVKNALRRTLGKFLQSAGSNL